The genomic segment TCAACACTAGCTTTCTCTGTAGCGAGGTTAACATTAGCATTTTTTACTCCGTCTACCTTATTCAATACTTTCTCAATACGAGTAGCACATGCAGCGCATGTCATACCTATAATATTTAAATTTACTTTTTCTTGTTCAACCCCATACCCTGTTTTGTTAACTTTTTCAATTATCTCTTCAATTGATACTTGCGAAGGATTATAGGTCACTGCTGCCTTTTCAGTAGCAAGATTTACATTTGCTTTTTGAACACCTTGCACTTTTGATATGTTTTTTTCGATTCTAGTAGCACATGCGGCACATGTCATTCCAGTAATATTTAGTGAAACACTTTCATTATCATTAGTATTAGGTTTAGGCTGTGCTAATGAGCGATTATCTGTTTCCATTTTATACCCTCCTATAACTTTCGATTTACCGTTATCAAACATTTTCTTAATGTTACACAAACTAGAGTTTATATTCTTATTTAATTTGTCACAAAACATTTATACCCTATGGGGGTATAAATGTTTTATAAAGAGAGGGCAACCGTTATTTTAAAACGTTCGCCCTTGTTGCATTATTGTACATCATAACCTTGATCATCGATTGTTTCCTTAATTTTATCTAATGTTAATACTTCTTTATCAAACTCTACAAGAACAGTTCCGGTTCCAAGGTCAACTTTTACATTTGATACACCATTGAGCTTACCTACATTGCCTTCAATTGAGTTAACGCAATGATTACAAGACATACCTTGAACATTTAAAGTTACTTTTTCCATATTTATCTTCTCCTTTTACTTTTTCATTAATTTTTGTATTGTAATTAATACTTCATCTACTACTTCTAGGTCACCTTCTTGAATACGCTCAACAACACACTCTTTCAAATGGCCCTCAAGTAAAATTTTTGCAACACTATTCATAGCTGCTTGTGTCGCAGAAATTTGAGTTATAACATCATCACAATAAGTATCTTTCTCTATTAATCCTTTTATACCTCGTATTTGACCTTCAATCCGATTTAACCTGGTGATAAGATTTTGTTTAACCTTATTGGAGTGATGGCTTTTTCGCTCACTTGAAGTGGAACAATGAGTTTCCTCTAAAGATTCATCATTATCTAAAACGGATGCCATTAACTATTTCACCTCCACAAGCACATTATAGTATACCCCCGTACCCTATGTAAAGCCTAAATTTAAATTTTTTCTTTTTTCTTCTCTGTTTACTAATTATTATGTTTAACAATCATGTATTTTTTGCTAAAAAAATTCAAATACATATGCAATATACAAAGCATTTAAGTGGAAAATATATAAAAAAGTACGCTCTGAAAACCGTTTAAAGCGTACCCTTTCATTAAATTTTATTGTTAAACATTAGCATGTGCATTTAATTCTGATGTCAAACAAATTTCCTTGTGATGGTATCCGATTAATATATTACTAAAACCGTTTAAATCTTTTACATCCATGAAATTGACAAAAATTCCGTTATATACTGAATGTCCTACTTCCTCTTCATAAACCTGTACATCCTTTTTATTATTGGGTATCTCTATTTTATCTGGAATATCAACCAGATTCCAATTTTTACTTGTCTTTTTATTGTCACTTATAAGAACTACTTCCTTTAATTTTTCTTCACTATTAACTGCTGTATTTGTTTTTTCACTTAGAGTGGACATACATCCTGCTAAGATAATGATGATAAATGAAAGAAGTGTTGTTATTATTACCCGTTTAACTTTCATTCTCTTTACTCCATTCGATTATTTTACTTGCTTAATATAGATTAAAACATTGAAGAAAGTGTGGATTTTTTATCTAACACAAAATAAAGTGTTTTACAGTAACCAACTAGCTACTAAAAGCTAATTAATTATTTACTTCCTCTACTTCTCTATAATACTCACTAAACACCTCGGCAAATTCATCAACCGTGTTGAAAAGTTCCTGCTGCTTATTATCCACCCCTCCAAATTCTAAGAGGATTGAATTACTTGATAAATCTTGATTATATACCCCATTCCCTTCATCTTTACTTTTCACAAAGACTCCCCTACTAATTCCAGGAATCTCATTTTCTAATCTTTCATTTAGTTCTTTTGCCAATTTGAGATTTCGTTCATAGTTTTTATTTTCCTTTCCAACTACCCCCCTCTGTTAGGATAGATGTCGTACGATACTTTAGTGTTATACTTTAAGTAAATAACACGGAGGTCGATCGATATGAAAGAAAAAAATGGAGTACGATACTCGAAGGAACAAAAAGAGGCAATTGTTAAACGAATGATGCCACCACATAACGAATCAGTGGCTACTATCTCGAAGGAAGAAGGCATCACAGAACCAACGTTGTACAAGTGGCGTAAGGCTGCACGTGAAGCTGGTGTGGCAACGCCTGGCAATGGACAAACAAGTGACAAATGGACCAGTCAAGATAAGTTTTTAATCGTGATGGAGACCTTTGCGATGAACGAAACGGAATTGGCTGAATACTGTCGTAAAAAGGGTTTGTACCGTGAACAGATTGAATTATGGCGATCTGTTTGTCTCCAGGCAAACGGACAAGTATTTGATCAATCAAAGCAGTTATCTGGTGCGTTAAAGGAAGAACAGAAACGGGCAAAACAGTTAGAAAAAGATCTTCAAAAGAAGGAGAAAGCATTAGCGGAAGCTGCGGCGTTATTATTACTTAGAAAAAAGGCCCAAGCGATTTGGGGGGACGACGAGGAAGAATGATTAGCCCATCAAATCGCGCATTAGCTGTAGAACTCATCCAAGAAGCCAATCAAAATGGTGCGCGGTTAGCGAAGGCTTGTGAGGAACTTTATATTAGTGTACGAACCTACGAGCGCTGGGTGGCAGATGGTAAGGTTAAGGTCGATCAGCGTCCCTTTGCGAAAAGACCTGTTCCAAAAAATAAGTTGTCCGAGGAAGAGAAAAAGGAAATACTCGAGGTTGTTACACAAGAAGAATATGCCGACTTACCGCCGACACAAATTGTCCCAAAGCTTGCGGATAAAGGAACATATATTGCGTCAGAATCTACGTTTTACCGTGTTTTACGTGAAGGAAAGATGCAACACCACCGTGGACGTAGTCAAAAGCCAACACGAAGAATCCCCGAGAGTCATCTGGCCACATCGCCAAATCAGGTGTGGACATGGGATATTACGTGGCTTGGTGGACCTGTGAAAGGCTTGTATTATCGCCTCTATTTAATACTCGATCTATTTAGTAGAAAAGCAGTTGGGTGGGAAGTATGGGAAAAGGAAGAAGCGACACACGCTGAATCACTTGTAAAAAAAGCAGTCATTAATGAGAAAATCCAAGGGGCACCACTGGTGTTGCATTCAGACAATGGGAGTCCGATGAAAGCTGAGACTTTTTTAAGTTTACTTGAGAAGTTGGGGATCCAAAGTTCCTTTTCAAGACCACGTGTAAGCAATGATAATCCTTATTCAGAAGCCATGTTTCGAACACTTAAATACCGCCCTGATTATCCGCATAAGGGCTTTACCTCACTTGAAGAAGCCAGACAATGGGCACACCAATTTGTCCATTGGTATAATCATATTCATCTGCATAGTGGGCTGAATTATGTAACACCGGCACAGTGTCATGCCGGAGAACACGTAACCATATTGACAAAGAGAAAAGACGTATATGAAGCCGCAAAAGCGAAGCATCCAGAACGCTGGGCGAGGAGTCTAAGAAATTGGACACCTATTGAAAAAGTAGCACTTAATCCAATGCGTGATGAGGGAAAAAGGAAACGTTGAGTCCGCCTTAATACACTTTATTCCCTGATGATTTGAATGGAAAGAATGGATTTCCTTTCCATTCAAATCATCAGGCCAGCAAGCGTAACGCGGTAGCCTTGACTGAACACAACACTAAAGTAACTAAATGCGACAACTATGTTGACAAACACCGCTACAAAGAATAATCTTGCATATTCAATACCATTAAACTCTAACGTAGTAATCTTTCTTGCCTGTGAATCCCTATGTATATCAATAAGATAAACTAAAGACTTTTCCTTAGTAGTAGCTTCTTGGACGATTTCTCTTGTTAAACTATAGGATTGAGCGTAACTCCAACCCTTTTTTTTAAGTTCTGCTGTTACATTGGTAGTACTATGTTCAGCTCCTATCCCCCTCTCTAATAATTCATTTTGCAATTGGGTACCCACTTGGATTACATTTTTCTTTTCGTCCAAACTAGACGCCTGATTTGGATCTGTAATACCTGAAAGTTGTGGTAAAAATGCTTCCCAACTATGAGAATGGTATATATATACAACATTTTTATTAGAAGCTTCGTTCTTTGGAGATTCTATTTTGTCTTCATTGGAACTGCTATTATTTTCATTTGTAAGAATATCCTCATTAGGAGGCGGAGACTCTATTGGTAGCGTTGCTAGATTAGTCCCTTTCCCTGCGATAGCTATCTCAGTATTAAATTGCGAAAATCCTACTAATTCTCTTCCTAAAAAAGTCCTTATATCTTCAGGCCAAATATTTGAAGTAAGCCAAACTACGCCGTTTAAAATAGATGGTTTTTTAATTTCTTCGTTAACATCTGATAGTTGAAACTGTCCAATTTCAAATAAAGAAGAAAGAATATCTGCATCTAGTTGCTTAGTAGAAACAGAAACAATGTCTGATGAAAGTTTTATATCTGATTTCAGATAATTTATTAGGAAAATACTAAAATACATGACAATAATAATAGCTAGTAGATAACCATTTAATATTCGTATCATAATTTGACCTCCCTATTTGATAGTGGTATCTACATATTTATATGTAATAGTTTCATCAGTAGTCTGCATGTTTTCTGCACATTCAAAGAGACAGGTATTTTAAAGATTATATAAAAAATGGCTACTCATTATGGTAGCCATTTTTAAAAGTTTCAATATTCTTCTGTTATAATAGGGCTTCCAATTGTTAAATTATAAGTGTCTTGAAGCTCTTTATTTGTCCTTATACCAAATTGAATGTTAAATTTGTTTTTTTTATTACTAGATAAATAATCCTTCCACGACTTGTTATAAGCAGTAATTGAAACAAAATCATCTTCAACTAATTTTTCAATAGAGTTTGCTGTAAATTTTTTCAAAAGTAGCGTTGAAATTTGTTTAATATTTTCTTTCTTTCTTACTAAAGCCTTAACAGTAAAAAAGTAGTTTTCTTTCTCATCTAGTGATTTCAAAACATTTTGGTATTCCTCTTTATTCCAATCTGTGCTTTTATAACTATAAGTTTCTAAAATGTTATATTTATCATTTTCATTATATGCAGTTAAGGTAATTAACTGCTGGATATTTTGGTCTTTTAATGTACCAGTTAACTTAATATGATGATTTTTATCTTTCTCAACTTCCCAATTAAACTGTTGATATTTTTTCTTTAATTCAGATTCTCTTTGATAATATATATTTAATGAAGTATTACTCTTCTTTTCTTTTTTCGTGTAGATAGACCATTGAGAAATATCAGCATTAATTGATTGAAGATTAACTATGGTTTTTAATAATTTATCCTCTTTTCCAGAAACCTTATAATTAAAATAAAAAAATAAAGAAATTAAAAGGACAGAAGCAGTTATATAGATAATTGTTTTCTTCATAAAATATCCCCCTTTAGTTTCATAGTGTCCTATATTAATTACTTTTATACCTTAATATCTTTTAATCTATAACATTAAGTAAACTAGAAAAATATAAAAAAGGTAATAGAGTCGCTCTATTACCTTTTCTATCAAAGACGTTCCTTGATCTGATCTATTCCAATTCGGTTAACAAATTTATAAAACTTTTCTCTTTTCTTTCCTTCATTAATATATAATTCTAATATTTCCTCAACCTTTCTATATAGTTCCTCTGGTGAAAGTTCCTTCATTAATAATGTTCCTATTTCTGCATCTTTTCCAGTTGCTTTACCTCCTATATAGAGGGAGTAAGTATCTTTTATTTTCATTATTCCTATATCGTTAACTAATGGTTCACCACAACCAACAGGACAACCAGTATATGCAGCTTTTAAGGTAAATGGTACCTCTCTCCCTGCAATTATTCTGTTCAATTCCTGTGCTATAGGCATCCCTTCTTCCTCAGACCCTTTACAAAAATTACATGTACGTAAGCTTTTTACATAATTACCTACAGGATAACAACTTAATCCACTCAGTCTAAATTCCTGCATAATTTCAGTAGCATTACTTTGGGGAACCTCCAAGTATATTTGTTGAAAGGTAGTTAATTCTACCTCTTGATCCTCATCTAAATATTTAGCCAAAAGCGCTAATTGTTTTGCATTTAATTTAGCTCCAAACTGGATACCACCGTTGACTGCAATTTTTATCTTTTCAACGCTCATATTTTCCAACTCCCACATTATTATAAATGTAAAAAAGGCTACCAAAAGATAGCCTTTTTTATTATTCTACTGGAGATAATTCACTTTCCGTAATCCATTGGTGGTTCGTTACTTTTTCTCCACCTGTGGTTGGGGTATAATCTACCATATAAACCGTTGTTTTTTCTGCTGAATCGATTGTAGCCTTTGCCCCCTTCATGCCTTCCATATGGTCTGCGTTGACTATAACTTCTGTACCTGGCTCAATTGCTTCATCTCCAGCGTCTTCAATTTCCTCTTGAATTACCCATTTATGATTTGTTACTTTTTCTCCACCTGTTGTTGGAGTATATGAAATTGTGTAAACAATTGTATCGTAAGCACCTACGATTGTCGCTTCTGCTCCATCCATACCTTTCATATGGTCTGCATTGATTATTGCATTACTTCCAACCTCATATTTAGGCTTTTCAGCGACTTTTAGACCCTCAGGAACTTCTCCTGAACCCGACATATCCATGCCTTCCATATCATGAGAAGACATATCCATTCCCTCTTCACTTTTGTTTGAGCTATTTTCGTTGTTATTGTTTGAACAAGCAGCTAATAATAAGACCAATAGTGTTAAGATTAGACTGCTTTTCATGAAAGTTTTTTTCTTCATTTGAATTCTCCTTTTTTTCTTGTTCAACAATTAGATGTTCCTCATAAAAAGATGAAAAATATTTATTGGTATATTGACTGTTTCTGCTCCTTCCTATTTTATTTTCCCCTATTTTACAAAGAAAAAATGCAAAAAATATGCAGAAATTTAATATATCTTAAATCAGGAACATTCTTATAATACTAAATAAGAGCAATAATGGAACGACTGAAAAAATAAAAGCCCAAATTCCTTGTGTATCTTCTTTCCTTTGTAGCTTTGTATATTTCTTAAAGGAAATTTCTCCTTTTGCAAATTTCATTCCATTTTGATTTGGCTTTATTACGTATTCTTGATCGTAGTTATCTTTCAAGACAACATTGGTAATAAGGGACTTTTCATCCCAATTAGAATCTAGGAAGACATCTATGTTGTTATTTGAGTAGATTACTCGGTCAAATTTATATATGGAACTTTCTTTTATCGTTTTACTTACTTTATAAGCCTGTTCTTCAACAAAATTGTTTGTTAAGCACATATTTGACCCACACCTCTTAATTAATTAGGTTTTTTGGAAATGTTTAAAAGACTTTTTCACCACATAATGTTACATATATTATATGTTTATTAATGTCCCATTTACACTATGGAATTTAAAATAGGTACAGTTTCATGAAAAGCTTTTATTAGCCTTTAATGCTAAGAATTACCGAAAACAAATTTGTTAACCATTTGAGGATTCAATCAAAGAGTCTAAATTTTTATTTATAAAGGAGTTATATTATGACTTTTACTTTACTTAAAGCAATCGATGAATATAAAAATGACCCAGAATCTGTTTACCAAACCTGGTTTATAAATAACAACGATAGACTAAAGGCATTTCGTACGATAAAAAATGCTATAAAAGTAGTTATTAAGGAAATAGAGAATAACACATTTCCTTGTGATTTTAAGGGTTCATCCCTTGAGGTAGCTATTTCAGCAATTGCGGAACAAAAGCAAATCTTTGAGGGCGCAGCTCATGCTTTTTATTGGAAGCCAAAGTTAAGAATACCTGATATTTATGAAAATGAAGATAATAAAAAAGCCTTTGGTCAATTTTTAAAGGAAACATTGCTCTATAATCAAGAAAAACAATTAATCTATAATATTATGAAACTTCAAGAAAAAAATATAAAAGGACTAGGTCCTGCAGTAGGTAATATTTTATATTTTCTTCACCCTACTATTTTCCCGCCTTTCAACACTAGCATTGTTAAAGGTTTTAATATGATATTCAAACAAAAAATTAAATTAGGATCATGGGAAGATTATTTAACGATGCGCGAAATTATGATGGAGTATAATAATAACCATAACCTAGTCCTATCAAAAGATTTAGGTGCACTAGCAGGATTACTATATGAGATAGGTTCTGGCAGACAAGTTATTCAAGAAAACCACACTCTACTATTACAGGATATAGATAAAGTTAATAAAAAGCTAAAAAAAAGACATGAAGAAATTCAAAAGGAATTAGCCGAAGAGAATGAACATACTGAAATGCAATATTATTTAGCTAAAATAGGGACGACTCTTGGTTATAATGTGTGGATAGCAAAAAATGACCATAAAAGAGAATGGAAAGGATATAAATTAGGCAACTTTTCTATTCCCCATTTAAACTTAGAAACAATTTCAAGTGCTGTTAGTGAAACGATTTCTTTTATCGATGTTCTATGGCTTAATGGTGAAAATAAAGTTATAGGTGCATTTGAAGTAGAAAAGTCCACGTCTATATACTCTGGAATTTTACGCCTACAGGATTTGTCTATGTCCTTTAACAATGATAAGTCCAGATTTTATTTAATTGCTCCGAATAAAAGAAAAAAAGAAATTAAAGCACAATTATTAAGACCATCCTTCCAACATGACAGTATGTGTAAAATTTCTTATATTCTATTCTCGGATTTAAGAGAAGACTGTGAAGCTATGTGTAAGTTTGGAGTTAATATTTCTGTATTAGATAAGATATCAAACT from the Niallia sp. FSL W8-0635 genome contains:
- a CDS encoding YwmB family TATA-box binding protein, with product MKKTIIYITASVLLISLFFYFNYKVSGKEDKLLKTIVNLQSINADISQWSIYTKKEKKSNTSLNIYYQRESELKKKYQQFNWEVEKDKNHHIKLTGTLKDQNIQQLITLTAYNENDKYNILETYSYKSTDWNKEEYQNVLKSLDEKENYFFTVKALVRKKENIKQISTLLLKKFTANSIEKLVEDDFVSITAYNKSWKDYLSSNKKNKFNIQFGIRTNKELQDTYNLTIGSPIITEEY
- a CDS encoding metal-sensitive transcriptional regulator, with the translated sequence MASVLDNDESLEETHCSTSSERKSHHSNKVKQNLITRLNRIEGQIRGIKGLIEKDTYCDDVITQISATQAAMNSVAKILLEGHLKECVVERIQEGDLEVVDEVLITIQKLMKK
- the copZ gene encoding copper chaperone CopZ — encoded protein: MEKVTLNVQGMSCNHCVNSIEGNVGKLNGVSNVKVDLGTGTVLVEFDKEVLTLDKIKETIDDQGYDVQ
- a CDS encoding IS3 family transposase (programmed frameshift): MKEKNGVRYSKEQKEAIVKRMMPPHNESVATISKEEGITEPTLYKWRKAAREAGVATPGNGQTSDKWTSQDKFLIVMETFAMNETELAEYCRKKGLYREQIELWRSVCLQANGQVFDQSKQLSGALKEEQKRAKQLEKDLQKKEKALAEAAALLLLRKKAQGDLGGRRGRMISPSNRALAVELIQEANQNGARLAKACEELYISVRTYERWVADGKVKVDQRPFAKRPVPKNKLSEEEKKEILEVVTQEEYADLPPTQIVPKLADKGTYIASESTFYRVLREGKMQHHRGRSQKPTRRIPESHLATSPNQVWTWDITWLGGPVKGLYYRLYLILDLFSRKAVGWEVWEKEEATHAESLVKKAVINEKIQGAPLVLHSDNGSPMKAETFLSLLEKLGIQSSFSRPRVSNDNPYSEAMFRTLKYRPDYPHKGFTSLEEARQWAHQFVHWYNHIHLHSGLNYVTPAQCHAGEHVTILTKRKDVYEAAKAKHPERWARSLRNWTPIEKVALNPMRDEGKRKR
- a CDS encoding stage II sporulation protein P, translating into MIRILNGYLLAIIIVMYFSIFLINYLKSDIKLSSDIVSVSTKQLDADILSSLFEIGQFQLSDVNEEIKKPSILNGVVWLTSNIWPEDIRTFLGRELVGFSQFNTEIAIAGKGTNLATLPIESPPPNEDILTNENNSSSNEDKIESPKNEASNKNVVYIYHSHSWEAFLPQLSGITDPNQASSLDEKKNVIQVGTQLQNELLERGIGAEHSTTNVTAELKKKGWSYAQSYSLTREIVQEATTKEKSLVYLIDIHRDSQARKITTLEFNGIEYARLFFVAVFVNIVVAFSYFSVVFSQGYRVTLAGLMI
- a CDS encoding YdhK family protein translates to MKKKTFMKSSLILTLLVLLLAACSNNNNENSSNKSEEGMDMSSHDMEGMDMSGSGEVPEGLKVAEKPKYEVGSNAIINADHMKGMDGAEATIVGAYDTIVYTISYTPTTGGEKVTNHKWVIQEEIEDAGDEAIEPGTEVIVNADHMEGMKGAKATIDSAEKTTVYMVDYTPTTGGEKVTNHQWITESELSPVE